One Fusarium falciforme chromosome 1, complete sequence genomic window carries:
- a CDS encoding Rhomboid domain-containing protein, giving the protein MSLFACSNSSRVLLRSALRGVASKASSSAPQPFAPTRWISGCASRSRQGLCLSSSDARSHNAAFVTQYPSYETRRTLFSDRTIRKYEDLPKDYRDQVGLPFRNIDLKDGEVLGVFGKGINAKRANHLLRILHGRRVAGTLDDPAFAIHTASFTKDQIEKALKYLRKSVPVDEVINAGLRAEDELAQLEQEMEAAENEKLAKEAAKKEEAKAPASSYTPDPVYGHSKFDEIRARNVAKRKAQEAAEEEERKAAEARGEVASGPLAKVGEKKERQITNPRIAEYHRKAQSDLEAPPELKAWERILPSATVVALVIGFLAAVATVYEEPDARYRVFPDISTAHATLGAIIAINVLVWAGWKFPPLWSMFNKYMIFVVATVKPVTMFTSPFSHQKLSHLFINMAPLWLIGSLVHDEVGRANFLALYLGCGAVGFLGSLVTYTLRGWLSITSLGASGATLGLCSAYFWEHRDDGFRFFGLPENGVHGIVFLALLFVPQLAAFGKTAKFKVDIASHIVGMFAGILGIEYLNRSGEKRERKVIDMSAGQGQTATPSQ; this is encoded by the coding sequence ATGAGCCTCTTTGCCTGCTCCAATTCCTCCCGAGTCCTGCTGAGGTCCGCCCTCCGCGGCGTGGCCTCCAAGGCTTCGTCTTCAGCACCGCAGCCGTTTGCGCCCACAAGATGGATATCTGGATGTGCATCCCGGAGTCGACAAGGCCTGTGCCTTTCTTCTTCGGATGCTAGGAGTCACAATGCGGCTTTTGTGACACAATATCCCTCCTACGAGACCCGACGAACGCTCTTCTCCGATAGGACGATCCGAAAATATGAGGACCTACCAAAGGACTACAGAGACCAGGTCGGCCTGCCGTTTAGAAATATAGATCTCAAAGATGGAGAAGTGCTCGGGGTCTTTGGAAAGGGCATCAATGCCAAGAGGGCCAACCATCTGCTTCGCATCCTCCATGGCCGCCGAGTTGCCGGCACCCTCGACGACCCAGCCTTTGCTATCCACACGGCATCGTTTACCAAGGACCAAATCGAAAAGGCGCTGAAATATCTGCGAAAGTCGGTTCCCGTGGATGAAGTGATCAATGCAGGTCTGCGGGCCGAGGACGAACTTGCGCAGTTGGAACAAGAGATGGAGGCCGCAGAGAACGAGAAGCTTGCAAAGGAAGCCGCtaagaaggaagaggccaaggctcCCGCTTCGTCTTATACGCCTGACCCCGTCTACGGCCACAGCAAGTTTGACGAGATACGAGCGCGCAATGTCGCCAAGCGCAAGGCAcaggaggctgccgaggaggaggagcgtaAGGCGGCCGAGGCTAGGGGAGAAGTGGCTTCCGGTCCTCTCGCCAAGGtcggcgagaagaaggagcgcCAGATCACGAACCCCCGCATCGCCGAGTACCACCGAAAGGCCCAATCCGACCTGGAGGCGCCCCCGGAGCTCAAGGCCTGGGAGCGCATCCTGCCCTCTGCTACCGTTGTTGCTCTCGTCATTGGTTTCCTTGCTGCCGTCGCCACAGTCTATGAGGAGCCCGACGCCAGATACCGCGTGTTCCCTGACATCTCGACAGCCCATGCGACACTGGGTGCCATAATTGCGATCAACGTGCTTGTCTGGGCCGGCTGGAAGTTCCCTCCTCTCTGGTCCATGTTCAACAAATACATGATCTTTGTTGTGGCAACCGTCAAGCCCGTGACCATGTTCACCTCACCCTTCTCCCACCAGAAGCTCAGCCATCTATTTATCAACATGGCCCCCCTTTGGCTCATTGGCAGCCTCGTTCATGACGAAGTCGGCCGTGCCAATTTCCTGGCACTCTACCTGGGTTGCGGTGCCGTTGGCTTCCTTGGCAGCTTGGTAACATATACGCTTCGCGGCTGGTTAAGCATCACGTCACTGGGCGCCTCGGGTGCTACTCTAGGCCTGTGCTCAGCGTACTTCTGGGAGCACCGTGATGATGGCTTCAGATTCTTTGGTCTTCCGGAAAACGGTGTGCATGGAATCGTGTTCCTTGCTCTCCTATTTGTGCCTCAGCTTGCAGCCTTTGGCAAGACGGCCAAGTTCAAGGTTGATATTGCGTCGCACATCGTTGGCATGTTTGCGGGTATTTTGGGCATCGAATACCTCAATCGCTCCGGGGAGAAGCGCGAGCGCAAGGTGATTGACATGTCTGCTGGACAAGGTCAGACTGCAACCCCGTCGCAGTAG
- a CDS encoding Deacetylase sirtuin-type domain-containing protein — protein MSTSSPLTALSDSEQSTLSSPLSNLSKTPSLPSSPDMPVDPAKRYPSPTSTTVSGIQSPVKLGEPIFDHEIVSKALDDSADGPPPAKKRRISPPKERTTEYLDLMKPDEEFTPEDSRQMERLVTALRKKKKIVVIAGAGISVSAGIPDFRSATGLFATAKSQHKLAGSGKHLFDASVYKHDATTRSFHKMVREMAQMTQSAKPTPFHHLLASLAQEGRLLRLYSQNIDCIDTSMKPLATNIPLNPKGPWPATIQLHGSLEKMVCTKCGQLQPFDGSVFDGAEAPLCGACVVDDQVRTAHAGKRSHGIGRLRPRFVLYNEFNPDEEAIGNVSRADLKARPDAVLVVGTTLKIPGTRRLVKEMCQVARGRRDGITAWINLDSEPKGVDLKNCWDIVVRSKCDNVARLAALPPWDCPVGDDYEVSQEEHLQSQERRSKTTFAVNIPVNPDIETELSGKPKQFEQVQGIPTPNASPKISAAKKPAKTKQSKISFTGKASTNDKPNKVTKPRGRKPGRRPLPADPPKKSAMQSFKAVKNVAAQAKTTKNGPNGPSKRDVPVKDTTALPPLRPARRVSQENFLYKHESSERADDSSSGPPSSPTMAPSRRAPDTISPKSVPASLRRLID, from the coding sequence ATGAGCACCTCAAGTCCTTTAACAGCCCTTTCCGACTCGGAGCAGTCGACCCTCTCATCGCCGCTCTCAAACCTCTCAAAAACGCCATCCCTGCCTTCCTCGCCCGATATGCCCGTCGACCCGGCCAAGCGCTATCCCTCACCGACGTCCACCACCGTCTCAGGCATTCAGTCTCCTGTCAAGCTCGGCGAGCCCATCTTCGACCACGAGATCGTCAGCAAAGCTCTCGATGACTCGGCCGACGGTCCTCCGCCCGCCAAGAAGCGCCGAATTTCGCCCCCGAAAGAGCGCACCACCGAGTACCTGGATCTGATGAAGCCCGACGAGGAGTTTACGCCTGAGGACAGTCGCCAAATGGAGAGGCTAGTGACTGCGctgcgcaagaagaagaagattgtTGTCATTGCTGGCGCTGGTATTTCTGTTTCTGCTGGGATTCCCGACTTCCGCTCCGCTACGGGATTGTTCGCTACCGCCAAAAGCCAGCATAAACTCGCAGGATCTGGCAAGCACCTTTTCGATGCGTCGGTCTACAAGCACGATGCGACCACGCGGTCTTTTCACAAGATGGTCCGGGAAATGGCCCAGATGACGCAGAGCGCGAAGCCCACCCCCTTTCACCACCTACTAGCGTCATTGGCCCAGGAAGGCCGTCTACTGCGCCTTTATTCGCAAAACATTGACTGTATCGACACGTCGATGAAACCTCTCGCTACAAATATTCCTCTCAACCCCAAAGGACCATGGCCGGCTACGATCCAGCTGCACGGCAGCCTCGAAAAGATGGTCTGTACCAAGTGTGGCCAACTCCAACCCTTCGATGGCAGTGTTTTCGATGGTGCAGAGGCCCCACTTTGCGGCGCCTGTGTGGTTGATGACCAGGTTCGAACTGCCCATGCTGGAAAGCGAAGCCACGGTATCGGCAGACTACGACCGCGATTTGTGCTCTACAATGAGTTCAACCCCGATGAGGAGGCTATCGGAAACGTGTCTCGCGCCGACCTTAAGGCACGACCTGACGCCGTCTTGGTTGTTGGTACAACATTGAAGATTCCCGGAACTCGCAGACTTGTCAAGGAAATGTGCCAGGTCGCCCGAGGTCGTCGAGATGGCATCACTGCTTGGATTAACCTGGACAGCGAACCGAAGGGCGTTGATTTGAAGAACTGCTGGGACATCGTGGTGCGGTCTAAGTGCGACAACGTTGCTCGGCTAGCCGCCCTTCCCCCCTGGGATTGTCCTGTTGGAGATGACTATGAGGTCTCTCAGGAAGAGCATCTCCAGAGCCAGGAGCGCCGCAGCAAGACAACATTCGCAGTCAATATTCCTGTGAATCCCGATATCGAGACAGAGCTTTCAGGAAAGCCGAAGCAGTTCGAGCAGGTGCAAGGAATTCCGACACCCAACGCAAGCCCCAAGATCTcggcggccaagaagcctGCAAAGACCAAGCAGAGCAAAATTTCCTTCACTGGCAAAGCATCGACAAACGACAAGCCGAACAAGGTCACCAAGCCTCGCGGTCGCAAGCCGGGCAGGCGACCCCTCCCAGCCGATCCACCCAAGAAGTCAGCCATGCAGAGTTTCAAGGCGGTCAAAAATGTCGCAGCTCAGGCAAAGACGACGAAAAATGGACCGAACGGGCCGTCGAAACGGGATGTCCCGGTCAAGGATACCACCGCCCTCCCCCCTCTGCGCCCCGCGCGCAGGGTATCTCAGGAAAACTTTCTCTACAAGCACGAGTCGAGCGAGAGGGCGGACGATTCCAGTTCTGGTCCTCCCTCGTCTCCCACCATGGCGCCGTCGAGACGGGCGCCCGATACCATCTCTCCCAAGTCAGTTCCTGCGAGTCTGCGCAGACTGATTGATTAA
- a CDS encoding Ubiquitin-like domain-containing protein: protein MEDKGAASPPIVKKKLPFKPTALRRFAAPKPTPTQPDEKEEEVKESDDDGLSLFRRSKEMAPIVAADRERRLKRHQKHQMDVERRTREAAREKRAREESEEGVNQDEPVVSDEIGPEVAAGSQSSPARPRSSEVAEQPPATQDTTDRASELVTPPPSKRSRLSSSSSSKKPLPALELDEDDDEPFRDASPTPFQRKPSTPSRAPKMVKPPSAPTNVISIDSDSDSDDVSLKPTSVPASRRSASIVELVDRTSSRQSPKEPSPPPEDDEFAEYVRKAKERRDRDQALLQTGLDGKPKKEFVDILITSQVPGTRPLKLKYLFDKPFRLTRETWSSYQNKSGVSIPVDDVILTWRKKKIYNTSTLLSLGIRPQGDGRVIADGQGSEGFEDNRSLVHVEAWTPELFQEMERNEELRRRREAGDISEEDEDQEEEPADDIKLKVILKSRDLEDLGLTIRPETTVETLITCFRAQRKVDPNKQIGLWWDGDRLEEHVTMEEAEIEDMDTLEVYIQ, encoded by the exons ATGGAGGACAAAGGCGCGGCGTCGCCGCCAATagtcaagaagaagctcccCTTCAAGCCCACTGCGCTGCGCCGATTCGCCGCGCCCAAGCCCACGCCCACGCAGCCtgacgagaaggaggaggaggtcaaggagagcgacgatgatggGCTGTCCCTGTTCCGGCGCTCAAAGGAGATGGCGCCCATCGTTGCCGCGGACCGCGAGAGGCGCCTCAAGAGGCATCAGAAGCACCAGATGGACGTCGAGCGTCGCACTAGGGAGGCCGCGCGGGAGAAACGTGCGCGGGAGGAGTCGGAAGAGGGTGTGAATCAGGACGAACCCGTTGTCAGTGACGAAATTGGTCCCGAAGTTGCTGCTGGTTCTCAGTCTTCGCCTGCTCGACCAAGGAGCAGTGAAGTTGCTGAACAACCGCCTGCTACTCAGGATACAACTGATCGCGCAAG TGAACTCGTAACCCCTCCACCCTCGAAGCGATCAAGGCtcagctccagctcttccTCCAAGAAACCCCTACCAGCCCTGGAActcgacgaagacgacgacgaaccATTCCGAGACGCATCGCCAACTCCCTTTCAGAGGAAACCGAGCACCCCGAGTCGAGCGCCAAAGATGGTTAAACCCCCGTCAGCGCCTACCAATGTCATCTCGATAGATTCTGACTCTGATTCGGATGATGTCTCCCTCAAGCCCACCTCTGTACCAGCGTCCCGTCGCAGTGCTAGCATCGTGGAACTCGTGGACCGCACCTCTTCAAGGCAATCACCAAAAGAACCGTCGCCGCCCCCTGAGGACGACGAATTTGCAGAGTACGtccgcaaggccaaggagcggCGTGACAGGGATCAAGCACTGCTGCAGACGGGCCTGGACGGCAAGCCAAAGAAGGAATTCGTCGACATTCTCATAACGAGCCAGGTCCCGGGCACCAGGCCGCTCAAGCTCAAGTACCTCTTTGACAAACCTTTCCGCCTCACCCGTGAGACTTGGTCAAGCTACCAGAACAAGTCGGGCGTGTCCATCCCCGTCGACGACGTGATTTTGACGTggcgcaagaagaagatttaCAACACTTCGACTCTCCTCAGCCTGGGCATCAGACCCCAGGGCGATGGGCGCGTCATCGCAGATGGTCAGGGGTCAGAAGGGTTTGAGGACAACCGCTCCCTCGTGCACGTGGAGGCGTGGACGCCCGAACTCTTCCAGGAAATGGAGCGCAACGAGGAGCTCCGACGGAGGCGAGAAGCCGGCGACATctctgaggaggacgaggaccaagaggaggagccggccgacgacatcaagctcaaggtgaTACTCAAGTCGCGGgacctcgaggacctcggcCTAACGATACGGCCCGAGACGACGGTCGAGACGCTCATCACCTGCTTCCGCGCCCAGCGCAAGGTCGATCCGAACAAGCAGATTGGACTGTGGTGGGACGGCGACCGCCTCGAGGAGCACGTCACgatggaggaggccgagattgAGGACATGGACACGCTCGAGGTGTACATCCAGTGA
- a CDS encoding U6 snRNA-associated Sm-like protein LSm6, whose protein sequence is MENGNISQGEGKDPSSFLSDIIGNPVTVKLNSGVVYKGELQSVDGYMNIALEKTTEFVNGQKRREYGDAFVRGNNVMYISADS, encoded by the exons ATGGAGAACGGCAACATTTCGCAGGGCGAGGGTAAGGACCCCTCTAGCTTCCTGAGTGATATCATCGGCAACCCCGTCACTGTCAAGCTCAACTCGGGCGTCGTCTACAAGG GCGAGCTCCAGTCTGTGGATGGATACATGAACATTGCTTTGGAAAAGACCACTGAATTTGTCAACGGACAGAAGCGCAGAGAGTACGGTGACGCCTTTGTTAGAGGAAACAACG TTATGTACATCTCGGCAGACTCATGA
- a CDS encoding Methyltransf-11 domain-containing protein, whose amino-acid sequence MASQVVNDVATKGFNDAQSYDTHRPSYPPESVSSLLGHLGLEGKSGSKVLDLAAGTGKFTELLAARPEGYEIVAVEPLDSMRDNLAAKKLPNVDVRGGTAAEMKDVEDGWADGCIVAQAFHWFAKEEALQEIHRVLKPGAKLGLIWNAEDYNRPESWPPSTQWEHELSELNFNEKADEEPRFRHLLWKKVFERQAQAESPFFTTPIETQKIKWSVWLTPEALWDRVNTLSWNAIREGEERRVFREKFDKIVKEGDGTFNEKGEIEVHGCTFFAWTTRLEGAVRS is encoded by the exons ATGGCTTCCCAGGTTGTTAATGATGTTGCTACCAAGGGCTTCAACGATGCGCAGTCTTATGACACGCACCGGCCCTCTTACCCTCCAGAGTCTGTCAGTAGTCTCCTTGGGCACCTGGGGCTCGAGGGTAAATCTGGTAGCAAGGTCCTTGACCTCGCGGCCGGTACCGGCAAGTTCACCGAGCTGCTGGCTGCGAGGCCCGAGGGGTACGAGATTGTGGCTGTAGAGCCTCTCGACTCTATGCGGGACAACCTGGCGGCAAAGAAGCTCCCCAATGTGGACGTCCGAGGCGGGACGGcggccgagatgaaggatgTGGAGGATGGGTGGGCGGATGGGTGTATCGTGGCTCAG GCATTTCACTG GTTCGCAAAGGAAGAAGCTCTCCAAGAGATTCACCGGGTCCTCAAGCCCGGTGCCAAGCTCGGTCTGATCTGGAATGCCGAAGACT ACAACCGCCCAGAGAGCTGGCCCCCCTCCACTCAGTGGGAGCACGAGCTGAGCGAGCTCAACTTCAACGAAAAGGCTGACGAGGAGCCCCGCTTCCGGCACTTGCTCTGGAAGAAGGTGTTTGAGCGCCAGGCTCAAGCAGAGTCGCCATTCTTCACAACGCCTATCGAGACTCAAAAGATCAAGTGGTCGGTGTGGCTGACTCCGGAGGCTCTCTGGGACCGGGTGAACACGCTTAGCTGGAATGCGATCCgtgagggggaggagaggcGAGTTTTCAGAGAGAAGTTTGACAAGATCGTCAAGGAGGGTGATGGGACTTTCAATGAGAAGGGCGAGATTGAGGTCCACGGGTGCACGTTCTTTGCATGGACCACACGTCTGGAGGGAGCTGTGCGTTCTTGA
- a CDS encoding NodB-like proteiny domain-containing protein, translating into MVRLSLFRLPTKLRRRVRRNRMATLIALVVLVGLLVFPFYSAYCIYKPPRFLIGWLRRKYPDVLFEETTDQKIIALSIDDAPSAHTDEIMQVLQENDAHATFFVIGSQVEGRKDKLVKLVKNGHELGNHAMHDEPSRSLSNEQLLKEVHMVKEMLTEAYAANGKILDNNYFRPGSGLFNWRMRDVLGNQGFRITLGSVYPHDPQIPYPDTNAKHILSMAHPGAIIICHDRRSWTLPMLRTVLPELKRQGYKIVTITELVKSVSSQNLRQ; encoded by the coding sequence ATGGTCCGACTCTCCCTCTTCCGCCTGCCCACCAAGCTCCGGCGAAGGGTCAGGCGCAACCGCATGGCGACTctcatcgccctcgtcgtcctcgtagGCCTCCTGGTCTTTCCCTTCTACTCGGCATACTGCATCTACAAGCCTCCGCGTTTCCTCATCGGCTGGCTGCGCAGGAAATATCCCGACGTTCTCTTCGAGGAGACGACCGACCAAAAGATCATCGCCCTATCCATCGACGATGCGCCCTCCGCACACACGGACGAGATTATGCAGGTTCTGCAGGAGAACGATGCACATGCCACCTTCTTTGTCATAGGGTCCCAGGTCGAGGGTCGCAAGGATAAACTGGTCAAGCTGGTCAAGAACGGCCACGAGCTGGGCAACCATGCCATGCACGATGAGCCCTCGAGGTCACTCAGCAATGAGCAGCTGCTAAAGGAGGTTCACATGGTGAAGGAGATGCTGACAGAGGCGTACGCAGCCAATGGAAAGATCCTCGACAACAACTACTTCCGTCCAGGCTCGGGCCTATTCAACTGGCGAATGCGTGATGTGCTGGGAAACCAGGGCTTTCGCATAACGCTGGGGAGTGTTTATCCACACGACCCTCAGATTCCTTACCCAGACACCAACGCCAAACACATCTTGAGCATGGCTCATCCAGGTGCTATTATCATCTGCCACGATAGAAGGTCGTGGACACTGCCCATGCTGCGTACCGTTCTTCCCGAGCTTAAGCGGCAGGGGTACAAGATTGTCACCATCACTGAGCTCGTGAAATCTGTGTCGTCACAGAACCTAAGACAGTGA
- a CDS encoding Terpene synthase — translation MKASRLSQAAIVAALRGQTLRIPDLRAVFRSWPRAHLNRHHAHIAPIVDNAIDHMAVTYPLVASRKRDGIARLTAFWYPQARKTQLETLALYTAWLVCWDDAVDANEGDLAADFARAERWRCQTLDMIQSALAIDGTNTHVEEPAYGDDPINRVFQEFGSRFCETAPVDQRRRLHCEIRAFITACATEQKLRLERQIPDFSSYMDLRVATIGGTMLCSLVPYATDEPLPAALTSAPEIGRMWLQACILLSLLNDMLSLKKELRTDCVINAVSALVEPGISLDEIVAQLEQRMRTAVKEFDEAAERLLQMAGPDEDLTGLVRRYVDGCRATVTGTLEFTLTSPRYKIAKLVQQDGSLEIIL, via the exons ATGAAGGCAAGCCGCCTCAGCCAAGCAGCCATAGTGGCCGCCCTCCGCGGCCAGACCCTCAGAATACCAGACCTCAGAGCCGTCTTCCGCTCATGGCCGCGTGCCCATCTCAACCGCCACCACGCGCACATTGCGCCCATTGTCGACAACGCCATCGACCACATGGCAGTGACATACCCGCTCGTCGCCAGCCGGAAGCGGGACGGCATCGCCCGTCTGACAGCTTTCTGGTACCCCCAGGCTCGCAAGACACAGCTCGAGACCTTGGCGCTGTACACGGCTTGGCTGGTTTGCTGGGATGACGCCGTGGATGCCAACGAGGGGGATCTGGCTGCCGACTTTGCTCGGGCTGAACGATGGAGATGTCAGACGCTTGATATGATTCAGAGTGCTTTGGCAATTGATGGGACGAACACGCATGTTGAAGAGCCAGCATATGGAGACGACCCCATCAACCGCGTGTTCCAAGAGTTTGGGTCTCGCTTCTGCGAGACAGCACCGGTCGACCAACGTCGCCGCTTACACTGCGAGATCCGGGCATTCATCACTGCATGCGCCACAGAGCAAAAACTTCGCTTGGAACGTCAAATCCCCGATTTCAGTTCCTACATGGACCTGCGGGTGGCCACCATCGGCGGCACAATGCTCTGTAGTCTCGTCCCGTATGCCACAGATGAGCCATTGCCGGCAGCTCTGACCTCGGCGCCCGAGATCGGTCGGATGTGGCTACAGGCGTgcatcctcctcagcctcttgAACGATATGCTATCTCTCAAGAAGGAACTGCGAACCGACTGTGTCATCAATGCGGTTTCGGCGCTCGTTGAGCCGGGGATAAGCCTGGATGAGATCGTGGCACAACTAGAGCAAAGGATGAGGACGGCAGTGAAGGAGTTTGATGAGGCAGCAGAAAGACTACTTCAGATGGCAGGACCTGATGAGGACTTGACAGGTCTAGTCAGGAGGTATGTTGATGGGTGCCGTGCAACTGTCACGGGCACATTGGAATTTAC GCTGACATCCCCCAGATACAAGATTGCTAAACTCGTCCAACAAGATGGGTCATTAGAGATTATTCTTTGA
- a CDS encoding Acylphosphatase-like domain-containing protein translates to MTKRVYFVVHGTVQGVGFRYFTRKKAREYGVTGWCRNTRDNTVEGEAQATEDILTKFLKDVDYGPRHARVTKVVKEDREIVEGEDSFDVTR, encoded by the exons ATGACGAAGCGG GTATACTTTGTCGTTCACGGAACTGTCCAAG GTGTCGGCTTCCG ATACTTTACGCGGAAGAAGGCTCGAGAGTATGGGGTCACAGGATGGTGCCGAAATACGCGGGATAATACG GTCGAGGGCGAGGCCCAAGCCACCGAAGATATCCTAACCAAGTTCCTCAAGGATGTGGATTATGGGCCCAGGCATGCCAGAGTGACCAAGGTCGTAAAGGAAGACCGGGAGATTGTCGAGGGAGAAGACAGTTTTGATGTCACACGCTGA